In the Pseudomonadota bacterium genome, one interval contains:
- the mnmE gene encoding tRNA uridine-5-carboxymethylaminomethyl(34) synthesis GTPase MnmE: MNVHRDDTICAIATAPGEGGVGIVRISGPASLSILCALYRGARGGRRTDWPSHRLLLGHVVDPDSGEAIDQVLAVYMPAPRSYTGEDVAELHGHGGAASLRRIVDVALRLGARVPDPGEFTQRAFLNGRIDLAQAEAVIDVIRARTDVSLRAAMGQFGGKLSARVRALTDQLLDWIAQLEATLDFPEDDIPSVSTDRLLRGADEVLEGLEALLARAEQGRVLRDGVRVAIVGTPNVGKSSLLNALLGEQRAIVTEVAGTTRDSIEEWLDIDGVPMRIVDTAGIRESTDRIEVEGIDRARRHLESADLVLFVVDGSRALGDDDRSIADLSAQRPRIVVVNKSDLDLAADVQAVAEPCEVVRISARSGHNLTLLRAAMVTKVAGGVVTISDETVGGNLRHRDALYRAREHVRKARETAAAGLAADFVTIDLKAAVDALGEITGANITEEVITRIFSQFCLGK, translated from the coding sequence CTGAACGTGCATCGAGACGACACGATCTGCGCCATTGCAACGGCGCCAGGGGAAGGGGGCGTGGGCATCGTCCGCATCAGCGGGCCCGCGTCCCTTTCGATTCTCTGCGCGCTCTATCGTGGAGCCCGTGGAGGTCGCCGCACCGACTGGCCCTCACATCGGCTGCTGCTGGGCCACGTGGTCGATCCCGACAGCGGGGAGGCCATCGATCAGGTGCTGGCCGTCTACATGCCTGCCCCTCGTTCGTACACGGGAGAAGACGTGGCCGAGCTGCACGGGCACGGCGGCGCCGCCTCGCTGCGACGCATCGTCGACGTCGCGCTTCGGCTCGGCGCGCGTGTTCCCGATCCGGGCGAGTTCACGCAACGCGCATTCTTGAACGGTCGCATCGATCTCGCTCAGGCGGAGGCGGTCATCGATGTCATTCGCGCACGCACCGATGTATCGCTGCGCGCCGCCATGGGGCAGTTCGGCGGCAAGCTGTCTGCCCGGGTGCGGGCGCTGACCGATCAGCTGCTCGACTGGATCGCCCAGCTCGAGGCCACCCTCGATTTCCCGGAAGACGATATCCCCTCAGTCTCCACAGATCGGCTGCTGCGTGGCGCAGACGAGGTCCTGGAGGGGCTCGAGGCGCTGCTGGCGCGCGCTGAGCAGGGACGCGTCCTGCGTGACGGGGTGCGCGTGGCCATCGTGGGAACTCCCAACGTGGGGAAGTCGTCGCTGCTGAATGCGCTGCTGGGCGAGCAGCGGGCCATCGTCACCGAGGTTGCGGGTACGACGCGCGACAGCATCGAGGAGTGGCTCGACATCGACGGGGTGCCCATGCGGATCGTCGACACCGCGGGCATACGTGAGTCGACCGATCGCATCGAGGTGGAGGGCATCGATCGGGCCAGACGTCACCTCGAGAGCGCTGACCTCGTGCTGTTTGTGGTCGACGGGTCGCGGGCGCTCGGCGACGACGACCGATCGATTGCTGATCTGTCTGCCCAGCGCCCCCGAATCGTCGTGGTGAACAAGAGCGATCTCGATCTGGCTGCCGATGTGCAGGCGGTCGCGGAGCCCTGCGAGGTTGTGCGCATCAGTGCGCGCAGCGGTCACAACCTGACGTTGCTGCGCGCAGCGATGGTGACCAAGGTCGCTGGCGGCGTGGTGACGATCAGCGACGAGACGGTTGGGGGAAACCTCCGCCATCGCGATGCGCTCTACCGTGCACGCGAGCATGTTCGCAAGGCGCGCGAGACCGCGGCAGCCGGGCTTGCCGCTGATTTTGTCACCATCGACCTCAAAGCGGCGGTTGACGCCCTGGGTGAGATCACGGGCGCCAATATCACCGAAGAGGTGATCACGCGAATCTTCAGCCAGTTTTGTCTGGGGAAATAG
- a CDS encoding MBL fold metallo-hydrolase: MASGSCQRSTVLASKGSPSISPWGTLERVAVAAADGAGLAGEGSGGAALHPFRTAVSRAAALRSEGHRTGEHFHLRAWLPMRAPGTLTNRARLERGRGCRALSAHGQMGEICLIWGSSRVHGGVWDMRNHIRLMTLFLLVVALDLSGAARTAWGQERVRHLSLTFHGAAGKVGGSCFLLDADGEKVLLDCGLAFDEEGDDGGVKGDTTSFPFDPKSISAVVVSHIHLDHAGALPLLVKRGFRGRIHATRVTRELAAIALQSCYRYGDFGVEPFYTSASSGRRSSAVHSRDDCDAGARMKARTTFQAHRSALAAQHQHMCRTCLRLELDDVMRLFVEHPYHVSFSITSHLTAVLQPTGHLPGSAMTTVIMQRASGKYRVIWSGDYGGGTHPFLPAPETVGEGQVLLVESTYGGNTDPERDPAPAFIAAVASALKQGRRVLVPAFTLDRSQRVLAALARGRREGGLPEVPVYITSRTIDAFTRAYQGFSRDRATYGESFNAAFFDDPFRGLSWRMLRSKSIPQGPSVVVASSADGRYGACAALLEPYVTDPRAAIIKVGWASPSSPMGRLYAASQKGAREVELTSTQRVSLQASLAAVSLSGHGHASTVARLATGCRGLQRLFLVHGEPDGLARFAAYLRTLLPRSVQVRIPAMGERVELF, encoded by the coding sequence ATGGCGTCCGGGTCCTGCCAGAGGAGCACTGTTCTCGCCTCGAAGGGGAGCCCGTCGATCTCCCCCTGGGGCACGCTTGAGCGTGTCGCCGTTGCGGCCGCCGACGGCGCAGGCCTCGCCGGCGAAGGAAGTGGCGGTGCTGCGCTGCACCCGTTCAGAACGGCTGTGAGCAGGGCTGCTGCGCTGAGAAGTGAGGGACATCGCACGGGTGAGCACTTCCACCTCAGGGCGTGGCTTCCTATGCGCGCTCCGGGCACGCTCACGAATCGCGCTCGGCTGGAAAGGGGTCGCGGCTGCCGAGCGTTGAGCGCGCATGGCCAGATGGGGGAGATTTGTCTGATATGGGGAAGTAGTCGGGTGCACGGAGGGGTTTGGGACATGCGCAACCACATTCGCCTGATGACGCTCTTTCTGCTCGTCGTGGCGCTCGATCTCAGCGGGGCAGCGCGCACCGCGTGGGGGCAGGAGAGGGTTCGGCATCTCTCGCTCACCTTTCATGGAGCCGCCGGCAAGGTGGGGGGGTCGTGCTTCCTGCTCGACGCCGATGGTGAGAAGGTGCTGCTCGACTGCGGCCTGGCCTTCGACGAGGAGGGCGATGACGGCGGTGTCAAGGGCGACACGACGAGCTTTCCCTTCGATCCGAAGTCGATCTCGGCGGTGGTGGTGAGTCACATCCACCTCGATCACGCGGGGGCTCTCCCCTTACTGGTCAAGCGCGGCTTTCGCGGGCGCATCCACGCCACACGGGTCACGCGCGAGCTGGCCGCCATCGCCCTGCAGAGCTGCTACCGATATGGTGATTTCGGTGTGGAGCCCTTCTACACGTCGGCGAGCAGCGGCAGGCGCTCATCTGCCGTACACTCGCGAGACGACTGCGACGCAGGTGCAAGAATGAAGGCGCGCACGACATTCCAGGCCCACCGCTCCGCGCTTGCTGCGCAGCATCAGCACATGTGCCGCACCTGCCTGCGTCTCGAGCTCGATGACGTGATGCGACTGTTCGTCGAGCATCCCTACCACGTGTCGTTCTCGATCACGTCTCATCTCACTGCCGTGTTGCAGCCGACGGGGCATCTTCCCGGATCGGCCATGACCACGGTGATCATGCAACGCGCCTCCGGAAAGTATCGTGTCATCTGGTCGGGCGATTACGGCGGCGGTACCCATCCCTTTCTCCCCGCTCCCGAGACGGTGGGCGAAGGTCAGGTGCTGCTGGTGGAATCGACCTACGGCGGCAACACCGACCCGGAGAGAGACCCGGCGCCGGCGTTCATCGCCGCTGTGGCTTCGGCGCTGAAGCAGGGCCGCCGCGTGCTCGTTCCCGCGTTCACCCTCGATCGCAGCCAGCGCGTTCTGGCGGCGCTCGCGCGAGGGCGGCGTGAAGGGGGGCTGCCCGAGGTGCCGGTCTACATCACGAGTCGCACCATCGACGCGTTCACGCGCGCCTACCAGGGCTTCTCCCGCGACCGCGCAACCTATGGCGAGTCGTTCAACGCGGCGTTCTTCGACGATCCGTTTCGTGGTCTGTCGTGGCGCATGCTGCGTTCGAAATCGATTCCACAGGGGCCGTCGGTGGTGGTGGCATCGTCGGCCGACGGCAGGTACGGGGCCTGCGCGGCGCTCCTGGAGCCCTACGTCACCGACCCTCGCGCGGCCATCATCAAGGTGGGATGGGCATCGCCGTCATCGCCCATGGGACGCCTCTACGCCGCGTCGCAGAAAGGGGCGCGCGAGGTCGAGCTTACATCGACGCAGCGCGTCAGCCTGCAGGCAAGCCTAGCTGCTGTGAGTCTGAGCGGGCATGGGCATGCATCGACGGTGGCCCGTCTCGCAACGGGCTGTCGCGGCCTGCAACGGCTCTTTCTGGTTCACGGCGAGCCGGATGGGCTGGCGAGGTTTGCGGCTTATCTGCGCACCCTGCTGCCGCGTTCAGTGCAGGTGCGCATCCCAGCGATGGGTGAGCGGGTCGAGCTCTTCTGA